AAGCTCGGCCGCCAGTAATGGACCGGCACATGCAACCTCAGCAAATAAACCTACGCCATGCGTCGATGCCTGCGCACGGTGCGCCGTACCAAATGCATCCATGACGTACACATCACATAATGCAGCCAGCTTTTTCGACAACGCTTCATCGTTCTTTTTCTCACCGACATTGAAACGGACGTTTTCGAATACCACTACTTCGTTGTCTGCGATATCAACGCCATCCAGGTAGTTGTCAACCAGACGCACGTTTTGCTCTAACGCGTCATTCAGGTAATCTACAACCGGCTGTAGTGAATACTGCGCATCGTATTCCCCTTCCGTTGGGCGACCCAGGTGAGACATCACCATGACCTTGGCACCTTTTTCAAGGGCAAGCTTGATGGTCGGTAAAGACGCTCTGATGCGGGCATCTGATGTGACCTTACCTTCTTTCACCGGTACGTTAAGATCTTCACGGATCAGAACGCGTTTGCCGTTTAAATCTAAATCCGCCATCTTAATGACTGACATTGACATCTCCTTCAAGAACGATACTTGGTTGTTAATTAACTTGTGTCATTGCTGCTGCGGTATCGAGCATGCGATTCGCAAATCCCCACTCGTTGTCGCACCACACCAGCAATTTCGCCAACCGCTTCTGGCTGACGCGTGTTTGGGTACCATCTATGATACTGGAATGTGGATCATGATTAAAATCCACTGAGACCAGCGGCTCTTCAGTGTAGTCCAGTATCCCACGTAACGGACCATTAGCGGCCTGTTGTAACGCATTATTCACCTGCTCTATGGTGACATCACTGTTCAAAGTCACGCTCAAGTCCATGGCCGTTACGTTAATGGTCGGCACTCGCACTGCAATGGCTTCAAAACAGCCATGAAACTTTGGCAAAATTCGCTCGATGCCACGAGCCAGTTTCGTATCCACAGGAATAATAGACTGACTTGCAGCCCGGGTGCGGCGCAGATCCGGGTGATACGCATCGATCACCTGTTGATCATGCATAGACGCGTGGATCGTTGTAATGGTGCCGGAGCCAATTCCAAAAGCATCATCCAATACATTTATGACAGGGACAATACAGTTTGTGGTACAGGAGCCATTAGACACTATGGTGTGCTCGCCGCGCAGCTCTTGATCATTAATGCCATACACTATGGTGGCATCGACATCTGCGTCGGCTGGGTGCGAAAACAGCACTTTCTTAGCGCCTGCGCGTAGGTGCGCCTGAGCATGAAAACGGGAATGAAATACACCGGTACATTCTAAAACAACGTCAACATCCAGGGCATGCCAGGGTAAATGACTGGGATCGGCTTCGCTAAACAGCTGGATCTTGTCATCACCCACAGTCAGATAAGGTGCTTCAAGGTGGACGGGAAAAGAAAAACGCCCATGTGAGGTATCGTATTTCAGCAAATGCGCAATGCCCTGCGGATCGGCAAGTTCATTTATCGCGACGATCTGAATGTCTCGCTGGCGACCAGATTCATACAAAGCTCGCACTATGTTGCGACCAATACGACCAAAACCATTTATTGCCAGTTTGATAGTCATTAAAGTGAGGATCCACCACGTTATGAAAAATTGGGCTCAATTGTGCCACACACCCGGTGCATAGGCCGCGTGCGAATAAATTTCCCAAGCTTTCCGTATTAAGATGGCGCTATTGTAATCGACCAGGCACAAATGTGTAAGAGATATGCAAAAATAATTATGTCAGCTGCCTGAGTAACGTCCCCTGTGCCCCGCCAAGCTGGCTATTTTGTGCCAATAACAGTTCGGCGGTACTCACTGCGTCACTGAGCGCATTATGCTCATAAGCTGGCGGTAAAGCATAACGCAGACGACAGGCTGACAATGTCAGGCAATCTGCGCTCAGCGTTTGCCCCTGCCTGAGCAAGCGGTTTCTCTCTATCTGCATGGTATCTAGGATCCGCAAAGGGCGCACCGTCATCTCGTGCTCTGCAAAAGCTCGCTTGAGAAACCCCCAGTCGAGGATGGCGTTGTGACAGACTAAAACGCCTTGCTCCAGCAACCCAGTCAGCTGTTGTAATAAGGTGCACAAACTTAAGCCCTGCGCCAGTGCGTCGTCATCTACTCCGTGGATCACCGGGCTTTGCCCCAGTTGACGTACTTCTTTGTTGACGACATGGCGGGCCGTGCTGAGGACGATACGGCCCCGGCGAACTTCGACCCAGGCGGCCGAGACGATTTCATCCCGCTTGGGATCCAGCCCAGTCAATTCCAGATCCAGCACCACCAGATTGACATCCACCAGCCTCAGGTGACGGTCGGCATGCCAGCTGCGCAACCGGGTTAACCAGCTCACAGGCTGCCTCTGGCAAATTTGAAAGCACAGGCTTGCTGGGCCTGCTTAACCAACTGAAACGCTTCTTTGAGCTGATGACGCTCCAGTGAGCTTAACTGCTCCGGGTTAATACAATTCTCTGGCAGCCCTTCACGGTCTATCTGTGTTCGTAAACGCAGTTGAGTTAAAAAGCGCCAGCAGTCTTGCAAATTAGCAATGTCCTCGCCGCTAAGTACCTGGTGGCTTTTGAGCGCCCGCAAGCGCTGCAGCGTATTGGCTTTGCTGATCCCCGCTTGCAGAGCATACAAGCGCACTACGTCGTTGATGATCACCACGCCGCGCTTTTTGAGATCCAGATATTTGTGTTTGTGCTTGTCCTGTTGCAACTTAAACTGCTGGAACAAGCCAATAGGCACGGTATTGACGTTGATATCGGCCGCCATCGCGGCATAGAACAATTCATTTTTCGGGATCTCATTGAGGTGATGTAAAAATTGCCCGAACAAAACATCGGATCCGGTGATAAAACGCAGATCAAAATAAATTTTGCAGTTAAGCATGGCATGCGGCGTTGGCGCGTGGATCCAGGTGGAGAACCTGTCACACCATTCACTGAGTGTGCCCCGACACGCCGGGTTGCTGGCCATGATATTCCCCGGACAGGTTCGGATCCCGCACTCATCCAGCTGCTGACACACAAACGCACCGAGCTGTGCAAAGTAATCTCGTTGCTCATCCGTAACGCCCTCTGGCAACAGTAAACCATTGTCCTGATCCGAGTGCAGAGTTTGCTCTTCACGGGCCTGTGAGCCAAAACAGATCCAGGCAAACGGCGTGGGCGCAGTGCCATGCTGCTGCTGGTATAGGTCGATCAAACGTCCCGTCAGCGCGTCACTCAGGCCACTCAGCAGCTGACCTATCAAAGAAATGTCTTCTATCTTATTGGCAAAATCACTCAACAGATCGGGGATCTCTTTGGCAAGCTGCTGTACTTCTCCATAACTGCGCGCCTTGTAGATCCGTCCGATCAGCTGCACCGGATCGCTTTTTTGCTGACGCAATAGATCGGTACTGGTGATCATCCCCATGGGGGTGCGATCTTCATTGAGCACCGGCAAATGATGAATGTTGTGTTTCAGCATCAGATGCAGTGCCGAAAAGATCCGGTTGTTCTCAAAGATGTATTTCGGCCTGACCGTCATGATCTCGCGGATCGCCCGTGCGGGATCTAAGCCCTCGGCCAGTACCCGGTTACGCAGATCGCGATCCGTCACCACACCGGTTAATTGATCGTTTTCGATGACCATGATCGACGAAACCCGATGCTTCTTCATGACTTTGGCCGCTTCCTGGATACTGGCCTGGGGTTGCAGGGTTACCGCTGCCCGATTCATCAGTTCGCTAACCGGGCGTTCGGACCAGCCACTTGCCGATTCTTTATAGTGGCTGGACAACAAACGTTTGGCGTGAGCACGGACAAAATACTGCTCAAATGGTTTGTACTCACGGCGCAGATAATCAAACGCATCTTGCGGCAACACATAGACCAGCCCCGCCTGCACGACTTCCAGCTGGTTGCTGATCGGCTCGCCCGTCAGTAACGAGGGATAACCAAAATAATCGCTTTCGGCCAGCCGGGCTACAAGCTCGCCACGTTCGGAGCGCAAATCAAAATGGCCAGAGCGCACCAGATACAGCTGAGGCTGCTCGCTTCTAAACCACTGCGCCTGATTTTGTGTGCTGACATAGATGATCTCTAAGTGTTCAACAAAATAATCCGTCGCGCTGTGGGTGAGCTGATCAAATGGCGCCTGTTGCTGCACAAAGGTCAGCACGTCCTGAACTTGAGCCGTCATAACCCCTCCAAAAATGACAACTACTCCATAGCTTGCACCATGGAGTAGTTGGTTTCTTTGTCATCGGACCGAGTCACAATCCGAAGTAGTCAGTATTAATGTGCGTGTGCAGCTGATGACCCTTTCGGGTTACGGATCCCATCCACCATCTGTTTTACTTCAAGTGGTGTTTCCGCAGTCAGCTTCATCACAATGGCTGCAATACCAAAGTTAACTAGCATACCGATAATCCCAATCCCCTCCGGCGAGATACCAAATAACCAGTTAGCAGGGGTATTCAGTTCCGGGCTGACAAACTTAAAGTAAATAATGTAAGCCGCTGTGAAACCAATACCACATACCATGCCACTGATGGCACCTTCTTTATTCATGCGCTTGGAGAAGATCCCCATAATGATCGCCGGGAAGAAGCTCGCCGCCGCCAGACCAAAGGCAAAGGCCACCACCGACGCCACGAATCCGGGCGGGTTAATACCAAAGTAAGCTGAGATTGCAATGGCCACCATCGCCGACAAACGTGCCGCCAGCAGTTCCTGCTTGTCGCTGATATTCGGTTTGAGTGTCCGTTTGAGTAAGTCATGGGAAACGGAGGTCGAGATAACCAACAGCAGACCCGCAGTCGTCGATAGCGCCGCTGCGATACCACCTGCCGCGACCAGTGCAATCACCCAGGCTGGTAAGTCGGCAATTTCCGGATTCGCCAGCACCATGATGTCACGGTCAATTTTCACTTCATTGCGGCTCGCCGGGTCGTCAATCTTACCTGCTGAGTAGAACATTTTGCCGTCGCCATTCTTATCATTGAATACGATAAGACCCGTTCTTTCCCAGTTTTTCACCCACTGTGGTGCCTCTGCATAGGCTGTACCGCTGCCATCTTTACCGTTGATCGTATCAATCATATTCACCCGGGCAAAGGATGCAACAGCCGGGGCTGTAGTGTACACAATCGCAATAAATACTAGAGTCCAGGCCGCTGAAATACGAGTGTCTTTTACTCTGGGTACGGTGAAGAAACGCACGATAACATGTGGCAGACCGGCAGTACCGACCATCAACGCCGCTGTGATAGCAAACACGTCAATCATACTCTTGGAGCCTTCGGTGTATTGGGCAAAGCCGAGTTCGGTACTGAGCCCGTCGAGTTTATCCAGTAAGTAGGTCCCGGAGCCATCCGCCAGGGTGCCACCAAAACCGGTTTGCGGCAGTAAGTGACCTGTCATCATCAAAGAGATAAAGATAGCAGGCACCAGGTAGGCGAAAACCAGCACACAATATTGTGCAACCTGAGTGTAAGTGATGCCTTTCATGCCACCCAGTACG
The Pseudoalteromonas viridis DNA segment above includes these coding regions:
- a CDS encoding sodium:solute symporter family protein, encoding MDVQTLTFIIVGLSFALYIGIAIWARAGSTNEFYVAGGGVPPVANGMATAADWMSAASFISMAGIISFAGYDGGVYLMGWTGGYVLLALCLAPYLRKFGKFTVPDFIGDRYYSQLARVVAILCAIFICFTYIAGQMRGVGVVFSRFLEVDIETGVYIGMVIVFFYAVLGGMKGITYTQVAQYCVLVFAYLVPAIFISLMMTGHLLPQTGFGGTLADGSGTYLLDKLDGLSTELGFAQYTEGSKSMIDVFAITAALMVGTAGLPHVIVRFFTVPRVKDTRISAAWTLVFIAIVYTTAPAVASFARVNMIDTINGKDGSGTAYAEAPQWVKNWERTGLIVFNDKNGDGKMFYSAGKIDDPASRNEVKIDRDIMVLANPEIADLPAWVIALVAAGGIAAALSTTAGLLLVISTSVSHDLLKRTLKPNISDKQELLAARLSAMVAIAISAYFGINPPGFVASVVAFAFGLAAASFFPAIIMGIFSKRMNKEGAISGMVCGIGFTAAYIIYFKFVSPELNTPANWLFGISPEGIGIIGMLVNFGIAAIVMKLTAETPLEVKQMVDGIRNPKGSSAAHAH
- a CDS encoding 3'-5' exonuclease, with the translated sequence MSWLTRLRSWHADRHLRLVDVNLVVLDLELTGLDPKRDEIVSAAWVEVRRGRIVLSTARHVVNKEVRQLGQSPVIHGVDDDALAQGLSLCTLLQQLTGLLEQGVLVCHNAILDWGFLKRAFAEHEMTVRPLRILDTMQIERNRLLRQGQTLSADCLTLSACRLRYALPPAYEHNALSDAVSTAELLLAQNSQLGGAQGTLLRQLT
- a CDS encoding DUF294 nucleotidyltransferase-like domain-containing protein translates to MTAQVQDVLTFVQQQAPFDQLTHSATDYFVEHLEIIYVSTQNQAQWFRSEQPQLYLVRSGHFDLRSERGELVARLAESDYFGYPSLLTGEPISNQLEVVQAGLVYVLPQDAFDYLRREYKPFEQYFVRAHAKRLLSSHYKESASGWSERPVSELMNRAAVTLQPQASIQEAAKVMKKHRVSSIMVIENDQLTGVVTDRDLRNRVLAEGLDPARAIREIMTVRPKYIFENNRIFSALHLMLKHNIHHLPVLNEDRTPMGMITSTDLLRQQKSDPVQLIGRIYKARSYGEVQQLAKEIPDLLSDFANKIEDISLIGQLLSGLSDALTGRLIDLYQQQHGTAPTPFAWICFGSQAREEQTLHSDQDNGLLLPEGVTDEQRDYFAQLGAFVCQQLDECGIRTCPGNIMASNPACRGTLSEWCDRFSTWIHAPTPHAMLNCKIYFDLRFITGSDVLFGQFLHHLNEIPKNELFYAAMAADINVNTVPIGLFQQFKLQQDKHKHKYLDLKKRGVVIINDVVRLYALQAGISKANTLQRLRALKSHQVLSGEDIANLQDCWRFLTQLRLRTQIDREGLPENCINPEQLSSLERHQLKEAFQLVKQAQQACAFKFARGSL
- the epd gene encoding erythrose-4-phosphate dehydrogenase, with translation MTIKLAINGFGRIGRNIVRALYESGRQRDIQIVAINELADPQGIAHLLKYDTSHGRFSFPVHLEAPYLTVGDDKIQLFSEADPSHLPWHALDVDVVLECTGVFHSRFHAQAHLRAGAKKVLFSHPADADVDATIVYGINDQELRGEHTIVSNGSCTTNCIVPVINVLDDAFGIGSGTITTIHASMHDQQVIDAYHPDLRRTRAASQSIIPVDTKLARGIERILPKFHGCFEAIAVRVPTINVTAMDLSVTLNSDVTIEQVNNALQQAANGPLRGILDYTEEPLVSVDFNHDPHSSIIDGTQTRVSQKRLAKLLVWCDNEWGFANRMLDTAAAMTQVN